The proteins below come from a single Metarhizium brunneum chromosome 1, complete sequence genomic window:
- the Senp7 gene encoding Sentrin-specific protease 7 → MPQANKRSRPSNHADPSSPHIKRPKFARGESIDSEDELYRDPSHVSKKRTNFSALPSPKRRLFSRGDIPSTQFTKPAHAHIMTSTTTHSSIPDLNVRRAVSGKHIYNADDDQRGQLILQQDGNSATLVPKFPAEESPPLQWMRVPLESITTIEHAMSSSHYVRILRPRGTDFEANLWLEFTDHRDVFSLVQAACHVKTSTCTSETLRRRWQKAFDSASTYTTQNTRQTPNSTTSRLEISPPHATTKVHGQTEAQKEPTRGPRRERIIDKLENSVSAEQIQATGDAKDDDVTVSLAPTTRRTRRSSPVHITRDPRPDRWTDRNPLWRASWHKSLIFPPTGKNRATVDDGDILRLDEGEFLNDNLINFYVRYLQFKLESERPELLSKVYIFSTFFFEKLRSTKGKVNYDGVRAWTAKFDLLSYDYIVVPVNENAHWYLAIICNTPNAVSGMPKDDATPAKEEATPPGIGLVARDMPDVSIHSDDASTPISKEPVDLEPPTSSRTLQESSPAPKIATSNNRLAAASHVDPRLPRIVTLDSLGNPHAATCRVLKEYLIAEVKDKKGIDLAMVPTGMTAKKIPEQDNFCDCGVFILGYMEEFLKDPAETVRKLFQKEPVNWDIRPSLLRNRVRDLLFKLQKEQHEWLERERAEKRLLSAKKKKKVAATTRVANQLAFPPTTVREKLLRKQSDATAVLAHVPRLLVGDGSGKAEPDATRSPPKKQLPGDDNQVKLVNPPNGNPGTSSTSPDDVFYSAPSSPSRKPAAKNADKAKPKEPATKPTGSSQQKLDGYLSHRLPSSSEVEAQSTMTTPKRQNLASIELVDVEDVVLISPQVITRQKSTQLESSPYFVQPLRSSQSSSPKRLRARYDGVERAVDLT, encoded by the exons ATGCCCCAGGCGAACAAGCGGTCGCGACCGTCGAACCATGCCGACCCTTCAAGCCCGCATATCAAGCGTCCAAAGTTTGCACGGGGAGAATCCATCGACTCCGAAGACGAACTCTACAGAGACCCTTCTCATGTGTCTAAAAAACGAACAAACTTCTCCGCCTTGCCCAGTCCAAAAAGACGGTTATTTTCACGGGGTGATATCCCAAGTACACAATTCACGAAGCCCGCGCACGCGCACATTATGACTTCTACGACTACCCACTCTAGCATTCCCGACCTAAATGTGAGGAGAGCAGTGTCGGGGAAGCATATCTACAATGCGGACGACGACCAACGTGGGCAATTGATCCTTCAGCAAGATGGTAACTCCGCAACACTCGTACCAAAATTTCCAGCAGAGGAGAGTCCGCCGTTGCAATGGATGAGGGTCCCGTTGGagagcatcaccaccataGAACATGCTATGAGCAGCAGCCATTATGTTCGTATACTACGGCCGCGGGGTACCGATTTTGAGGCAAACTTGTGGCTGGAATTTACCGATCACCGAGACGTATTTAGCCTGGTACAAGCAGCTTGTCATGTTAAAACGTCCACATGCACCTC TGAGACTCTCCGACGTAGATGGCAAAAGGCTTTTGATTCAGCCTCAACGTATACCACCCAGAATACCAGACAGACCCCGAACAGCACTACCTCTAGGTTGGAAATCAGTCCACCACATGCAACGACGAAAGTCCACGGGCAGACAGAAGCCCAGAAGGAACCAACTCGCGGACCACGGCGGGAGAGAATAATTGACAAATTGGAGAACTCTGTATCGGCCGAACAAATCCAGGCCACGGGCGATGCTAAAGATGACGATGTCACTGTTTCACTGGCCCCTACCACCCGTCGAACCCGAAGGTCTTCACCTGTCCATATTACGCGAGATCCGAGGCCTGACCGGTGGACTGATCGGAATCCATTGTGGAGGGCAAGTTGGCACAAATCCCTTATTTTCCCTCCTACTGGCAAAAATAGGGCAACTGTTGACGATGGCGATATCCTGAGGCTTGATGAAGGTGAATTTCTAAACGATAATTTGATAAACTTCTACGTGCGATATCTTCAGTTCAAGCTGGAGAGCGAGCGGCCCGAACTGTTGAGCAAGGTGTATATTTTTAGCACGTTTTTCTTCGAGAAGCTGAGATCAACCAAAGGCAAGGTTAACTATGACGGCGTGAGGGCCTGGACAGCAAAATTCGATCTGCTTTCGTACGACTACATTGTGGTCCCCGTCAATGAAAATGCCCACTGGTATCTGGCAATAATCTGCAACACACCCAATGCTGTCAGTGGCATGCCCAAGGATGATGCAACCCCGGCGAAAGAGGAGGCAACACCTCCGGGGATAGGATTGGTTGCGCGAGACATGCCAGATGTCTCCATACATAGTGACGATGCCAGCACGCCAATCTCCAAAGAGCCGGTTGATCTGGAGCCTCCCACCTCTTCAAGGACGTTGCAAGAATCGTCACCAGCCCCGAAAATTGCAACATCAAATAATAGGCTGGCAGCGGCATCGCATGTTGATCCCAGGTTACCAAGAATAGTCACACTAGACTCTTTGGGGAATCCACATGCAGCCACTTGTCGAGTCTTGAAAGAATACCTCATAGCAGAAGTAAAGGACAAGAAAGGGATTGATTTGGCCATGGTTCCCACCGGAATGACTGCTAAAAAGATTCCGGAACAGGACAACTTTTGCGACTGCGGTGTCTTCATCCTTGGTTACATGGAAGAGTTTTTGAAAGACCCTGCCGAGACTGTCCGCAAGCTGTTCCAGAAGGAGCCGGTAAATTGGGATATTCGCCCGTCTCTTTTGCGAAATCGAGTGCGTGATCTCTTGTTCAAACTGCAAAAGGAGCAACACGAGTGGCTAGAAAGGGAAAGGGCCGAAAAACGACTGCTGTCTgctaagaagaagaagaaagtaGCTGCCACCACCCGAGTGGCAAATCAGCTTGCTTTCCCCCCAACTACCGTAAGGGAAAAATTACTACGGAAGCAGTCAGATGCCACAGCCGTCTTGGCGCATGTTCCACGATTACTAGTGGGAGATGGCTCAGGTAAAGCCGAACCTGATGCGACTAGGTCGCCGCCGAAGAAGCAGCTTCCTGGTGATGACAATCAGGTGAAGCTAGTCAATCCTCCCAACGGCAACCCTGGCACTAGCAGTACCAGCCCAGACGATGTGTTCTACTCAGCGCCATCTTCGCCAAGTCGAAAACCAGCAGCCAAAAatgccgacaaggccaaacCGAAAGAACCGGCTACGAAACCCACAGGCTCATCTCAGCAAAAGCTTGACGGTTATCTGTCACACAGACTGCCCAGCTCATCCGAAGTCGAAGCTCAAAGCACAATGACCACGCCAAAAAGACAGAACCTAGCATCTATTGAACTAGTCGATGTGGAAGACGTTGTCCTTATTTCACCACAGGTGATCACCAGACAAAAGTCTACGCAACTTGAGTCGTCACCGTACTTTGTCCAGCCGTTGCGATCAAGTCAAAGTTCGTCGCCTAAGAGATTGAGGGCTCGATATGACGGTGTTGAGAGAGCGGTGGATCTTACGTGA
- the xanB_0 gene encoding Xanthan biosynthesis protein XanB — MAAQTGIEAALAKIMDVVQKQNEEMSELRQECAQLRHSNTEISQLLRETVMGRRDSTGLAVFTPGGDGSLRSFSPHPLPKLSPAMRYIPPPSPSPQLTVPAMDREIPGFYVIIPAGGAGTRLWPLSRENHPKFLLDIDLSGRSLLQSTWHRLVPLAGSSRMTVVAGPCHSESIQTQLPQLESDNLFTEPGPKDSMAAIGLAAAILLHRDEDAVIGSFAADHMIAGEDAFLNSVTEAVKVAKEGFLVTIGIAPSHPATGFGYVKLGDKLDVPNAPSARLVSAFKEKPDAYTAAKYLSSGNYRWNAGMFVTKASTLMDLVKEYEPELHSDLTRIAKAWEDKTQRETILNEVWPTLEKVAIDNAIAEPAAAEGRVAVIPATFGWDDVGDFSSLAEMLPAEANSPRILGDRNLVVAQQAPGGIVVPGSGRLVACLGVDDLVIVDVPDALMVTTRARAQEVKSLVASCRKAGFKNLM, encoded by the exons ATGGCCGCGCAGACAGGTATTGAGGCCGCATTGGCCAAGATCATGGACGTCGTTCAGAAGCAG AATGAGGAAATGTCCGAACTGCGCCAGGAGTGCGCCCAGCTGCGCCATTCTAACACCGAGATTAGCCAGCTCCTAAGAGAGACTGTCATG GGTCGTCGTGATAGCACTGGtctcgccgtcttcacccCTGGTGGCGATGGCTCACTGCGGTCATTCAGTCCTCACCCTCTGCCCAAGCTCTCTCCGGCCATGAGATACATCCCACCGCCTTCGCCCAGCCCGCAGCTAACTGTACCCGCAATGGACCGTGAAATCCCTGGCTTCTACGTCATCATTCctgctggtggtgccggTACTCGTCTTTGGCCCCTATCCCGTGAAAATCACCCCAAGTTCCTCTTGGATATTGACCTTTCCGGGCGCAGCTTGCTCCAGTCGACATGGCACCGTCTTGTTCCTCTTGCCGGATCATCCCGCATGACTGTTGTGGCCGGACCATGCCACTCCGAGTCCATTCAAACCCAGCTCCCTCAGCTCGAGTCCGACAACCTCTTCACTGAGCCTGGTCCCAAAGACtccatggctgccattggcCTTGCTGCCGCCATTCTCCTGCACCGTGATGAAGATGCTGTCATTGGATCCTTTGCCGCCGATCATATGATTGCCGGTGAGGATGCCTTCCTCAACTCCGTCACTGAGGCTGTCAAGGTCGCCAAGGAGGGCTTCCTTGTTACTATCGGCATCGCTCCGTCGCATCCCGCCACTGGTTTCGGCTACGTCAAGCTGGGAGACAAGTTGGATGTTCCTAACGCTCCCTCCGCCCGCTTGGTCAGCGCATTCAAGGAAAAACCCGATGCTTATACTGCCGCCAAATATCTGTCATCCGGTAACTACCGCTGGAATGCGGGTATGTTCGTCACCAAGGCTTCTACTCTGATGGACCTAGTGAAGGAGTATGAGCCCGAATTGCACAGTGACTTGACCAGAATTGCAAAGGCTTGGGAAGACAAGACGCAGCGAGAGACTATCCTCAACGAGGTGTGGCCTACGTTGGAGAAGGTGGCCATCGACAATGCCATTGCTGAGCCCGCTGCCGCTGAAGGCAGAGTTGCCGTGATTCCCGCTACGTTTG GTTGGGACGATGTCGGTGACTTTTCTTCCCTCGCCGAAATGCTTCCCGCTGAGGCCAACTCCCCGAGGATTCTTGGCGACCGTAACTTGG TTGTTGCCCAACAAGCTCCCGGTGGCATCGTCGTTCCTGGCtctggccgtcttgtcgccTGTCTCGGTGTcgacgacctcgtcatcgtcgacgTGCCAGACGCGCTCATGGTCACTACTCGTGCCCGTGCGCAGGAAGTCAAGTCGCTTGTTGCCAGCTGCCGTAAGGCTGGTTTCAAGAATCTCATGTAA
- the DAC_0 gene encoding D-alanyl-D-alanine carboxypeptidase, translated as MPSKDDLLAKLTNILQKHISETSTPGLSAAILTHSTCHTLTAGHANLQPPQPIEPSHLFGIGSITKVFTATVILQLIEEGKLSLSDTVSQHLPPETYANIDDAANASISQLLRHQAGIDSWEDDPEWIAHGRGRYLVPAHVWSKTEPLGYIRRPKKTAPRSGEWYYSNTNYTLLGLVIEKITANTAESEIRARILEPLALRNTYLEGFEAARGHVPSRYHWVTDTFRSTAGICPSFPLVRDDLLDATTSNLSVEWTAGGMLSSASDLVKFGQALRDGKLLKPESLDTMKQWIGAATPGSEMGHGLFRMKFTGSGGSSYWNGHFGGVLGFTGGLWWAEDGDVVVGVFSNVGTMHAGSVAGSGAHVIVGTEFLGTARELADCDCGD; from the coding sequence ATGCCGTCCAAAGACGACCTCCTCGCAAAGCTCACCAACATCCTCCAAAAGCATATATCAGAGACCTCCACGCCTGGGCTCTCCGCCGCCATTCTCACGCATAGCACCTGTCACACCCTCACCGCCGGCCACGCCAATCTCCAGCCGCCACAGCCCATCGAGCCCTCTCACCTATTCGGCATCGGCTCCATCACCAAAGTATTCACTGCGACCGTCATCCTACAACTCATCGAGGAGGGCAAGCTGAGCCTGTCCGACACTGTCTCTCAACACCTTCCCCCAGAAACCTACGCCAATATAGACGACGCTGCAAACGCAAGTATTTCCCAATTATTACGCCACCAAGCAGGAATTGACAGCTGGGAAGACGACCCTGAATGGATCGCGCATGGCCGCGGCAGGTACCTTGTTCCGGCACACGTATGGTCCAAAACGGAGCCATTGGGATATATCCGGAGGCCAAAGAAAACAGCGCCCAGGAGCGGCGAGTGGTATTACTCCAATACGAATTACACCCTTTTGGGTCTCGTCATTGAGAAAATCACAGCCAATACGGCGGAAAGCGAGATACGAGCGCGAATTCTAGAGCCGCTGGCCTTGAGGAACACTTACCTCGAAGGGTTTGAGGCCGCAAGGGGACATGTGCCAAGTCGATACCACTGGGTGACGGATACGTTTCGTTCGACGGCAGGAATATGCCCCTCTTTCCCGCTCGTCAGGGATGACTTGCTCGACGCCACGACGTCCAATCTATCAGTCGAGTGGACGGCGGGCGGAATGCTCAGCTCCGCCTCGGATCTCGTAAAGTTTGGGCAGGCCCTTCGTGACGGGAAGCTACTGAAACCAGAGTCTTTGGACACTATGAAGCAGTGGATAGGTGCTGCTACGCCGGGCAGTGAGATGGGCCACGGGTTATTCAGGATGAAGTTTACAGGGTCGGGCGGGAGCAGCTATTGGAATGGGCACTTTGGGGGCGTGTTGGGCTTTACGGGTGGTTTGTGGTGGGCGGAGGACGGTGACGTCGTGGTGGGAGTGTTTTCGAATGTTGGGACGATGCATGCTGGGAGTGTGGCAGGCAGTGGTGCGCATGTTATCGTGGGCACAGAGTTTCTGGGGACGGCGAGGGAGTTGGCGGATTGTGACTGTGGTGATTGA
- the SPC3 gene encoding Signal peptidase complex subunit SPC3, producing the protein MHSSFTRIQNVFGFFTTVACVLAGFIAATDLLAARNPSGTLIPTNIQVVKGRPHYYSSKKEEYAIIKFSLDADLSSLFTWNTKQLFVYVTADWPSAEGQNATNSAVIWDSIITNPSADHLQNIGPIAMKKLKRSAEGKTIDPSRGLLKLNNQRPKYQITHPSGKIASVNDVTLKLHYNVQPWVGLLTWNMDKVIGWWFPMEKGVSEKFEFPAVKTKDAKKKAKKA; encoded by the exons ATGCATTCGTCCTTCACCCGCATCCAAAATGTCTTCGGCTTCTTCACAACAGTCGCCTGCGTGCTAGCCGGCTTCATTGCTGCAACCgacctcctcgccgcccgcAACCCCAGCGGCACTCTCATCCCGACCAACATCCAAGT AGTCAAAGGCCGCCCCCACTACTATAGCAGCAAAAAGGAAGAATACGCCATCATCAAGTTCTCCCTCGACGCAGACCTCTCGAGCCTCTTCACATGGAACACAAAGCAGCTCTTCGTCTACGTCACCGCCGATTGGCCCTCCGCCGAGGGCCAGAACGCTACAAACTCAGCCGTCATCTGGGATAGCATCATCACGAACCCCAGCGCCGACCACCTGCAGAACATTGGGCCCATTGCcatgaagaagctcaagcgCAGTGCGGAAGGCAAGACGATTGATCCCAGCCG TGGCCTTCTTAAACTCAACAACCAGCGACCAAAGTACCAAATCACGCATCCCTCGGGCAAGATTGCCAGCGTCAACGATGTGACCCTTAAGCTGCATTATAATGTCCAGCCATGGGTTGGCCTGCTTACGTGGAACATGGACAAGGTTATCGGGTGGTGGTTCCCAATGGAGAAGGGCGTGAGCGAAAAGTTTGAGTTTCCGGCGGTAAAGACCAAGGatgcgaagaagaaggccaagaaagCCTAG
- the exo2 gene encoding 5'-3' exoribonuclease 1: MGVPKFFRWLSERYPAISQLIAENRIPEFDCLYLDMNGIIHNCTHKDAGEDVSFRLSEEEMFIRIFNYIEHLFGKIKPKQLFFMAIDGVAPRAKMNQQRARRFRTALDAEKAREKAIKEGVEMPKEEPFDSNCITPGTEFMAKLSQQLRYFVNKKVSEDADWQGCEIVLSGHEVPGEGEHKIMEYIRNAKAQPNYNPNVRHCLYGLDADLIMLGLLSHDPHFCLLREEVTFGRASKAKSKELEHQNFYLLHLCIVREYLEMEFQELHQEGTLSFPLDLERIIDDFILMAFFVGNDFLPNLPGLHINEGALANMFKIYKAVLPTCDGYINENGVINMARLDKLLTELSKLELVSFENDISDEKWFASKQMEKKLEAKNGGSNKNAKTGHLVITSFQRDLWKQKIRPFVSKRSADALDLGITLKAADRKFAQDIADAMHLDWSTKENENGDRHLVLSFPARRGGGKDEDEDEEEEEGNLAAFRVIKSYDKALVVDVTSEEAQQQYEKLYNEKYAGWKTKYYLQKFPEWAPEKYEKEQIDLCQNYVQGLQWVLFYYYKGIASWPWFYGYHYAPLISDVAKGLNADLGFKKGQPFKPYEQLMGVLPDRSKKIVPKVYHDLMTNPNSPIIDFYPRDFELDMNGKKMEWEAVVKIPFIDEKRLLDAMAPKNDLLEDDEKSRNGFGVPIKFTYSADVNFKYPSPLPGIFPEIQSCHCIENIFDLPDMEGLEYVSGLATGALVKVEALAGFPTLHTLPYTAQIIEGYGINVFQQDSRNPSIVVTLTDTNLRTSIETFKAKLGQRCYVGYPFLQEAKIMKVQDELFSYELAEDGQDVVAKDHSNREASDFSKEAEYLESWHAKRLGVIVGQVECLVHVHMLKGLLKTEEGALIKEYAENPSVRSVYASQTVVDEVVNEDERFIEKEALPIEEEFPLGTRAFFLGEYAYGRPLEVTGHVKGKTEVVVSIPRNKEPEFSKRIIHQAERTNPYTPSFAVAKQLGVHPLVLSKITSSYQVSTAAGLRLNLGLNLKFEARKLKVLGYSRKAHTGWEFSSLAIKLIADYMVAFPDFFAAIQKGAQRSEICETDLWNDPVVASQRVKDVVAWLKKQETSKFERVPLEAEQLDSEVVTALANAGEQVYQASQDIDIKKLKGVPRAAILKPSDAELVLGNQNFSLGDRVTFAASAGKVPIATPGTVAGISRTATALLLDVVWDTSFMSGTTLGERAPMFRGQTVPSSSVLNTTDKQVISASSKSQQKRATSTISTGFYGSVGVPQYKDAPAPAPLRGGWRGALNGSGHSTPGRNSPSRGSPGRGRGSPSMGPQRGGSNGTAPNLLHSTLVYRDGSSRTPPEQTANGTTWRGGGRGRGRGSHHETPSPQPGKYSSVPPPASLDGNGGGRGRGRGRGRGGANRGRGGNGRGGTTPPARS; encoded by the exons ATGGG TGTGCCCAAGTTCTTTAGATGGCTCTCGGAGCGATATCCTGCCATTTCGCAACTCATTGCAGAGAACCGAATACCCGAGTTTGATTGCCTATAT CTCGATATGAATGGTATCATTCACAACTGCACCCACAAAGATGCTGGAGAAGACGTTTCTTTTCGCCTCTCAGAGGAGGAAATGTTTATAAGAATCTTCAACTACATTGAGCACTTGTTTGGCAAAATAAAACCCAAACAGCTCTTCTTTATGGCTATTGATGGTGTTGCACCAAGAGCTAAAATGAACCAACAACGGGCCCGTCGCTTCCGTACCGCTCTGGATGCTGAGAAAGCCCGCGAGAAGGCCATCAAAGAGGGCGTTGAGATGCCCAAGGAAGAGCCGTTTGATAGCAATTGCATCACCCCAG GAACTGAATTCATGGCGAAGCTATCGCAGCAGCTGCGATACTTTGTCAACAAAAAGGTCTCGGAAGATGCCGACTGGCAAGGGTGCGAGATTGTTCTTTCAGGCCACGAGGTCCCTGGCGAAGGAGAACACAAGATTATGGAGTACATTCGAAACGCAAAGGCACAGCCCAACTACAACCCCAACGTGCGACACTGTTTGTACGGATTGGATGCGGATTTGATCATGCTGGGTCTGCTCAGCCATGACCCCCATTTCTGTCTTCTCCGAGAAGAAGTCACCTTCGGACGAGCATCCAAGGCCAAATCCAAGGAGCTTGAGCATCAAAACTTCTATCTGCTTCATTTGTGCATTGTACGAGAATACTTGGAAATGGAGTTTCAGGAACTACATCAAGAGGGAACGTTGAGTTTTCCACTTGATCTCGAAAGAATTATTGATGATTTTATTTTGATGGCTTTCTTTGTTGGAAATGATTTCTTGCCGAATCTCCCCGGTCTTCACATCAACGAGGGCGCATTGGCAAACATGTTCAAAATCTACAAGGCGGTTCTACCAACTTGCGATGGTTATATCAACGAGAATGGTGTTATTAACATGGCTCGATTGGACAAGCTGTTGACGGAGCTAAGTAAGCTTGAGTTAGTGTCATTTGAAAATGACATTTCAGACGAAAAGTGGTTTGCATCGAAGCAAATGGAGAAGAAACTCGAAGCGAAGAACGGAGGAAGCAACAAGAACGCCAAGACCGGACACCTGGTCATTACTTCGTTTCAGCGCGATCTATGGAAACAGAAGATCCGCCCCTTCGTCTCGAAACGTTCCGCCGACGCCTTGGATCTCGGTATAACTCTCAAGGCGGCGGACCGCAAGTTTGCCCAAGATATAGCGGATGCAATGCACCTAGATTGGTCTACCAAGGAAAATGAAAATGGCGATCGCCATCTTGTGCTGTCATTTCctgctcgacgaggaggTGGTAaagacgaagatgaggatgaagaagaggaggaaggcAACCTGGCTGCATTTCGTGTCATTAAATCATATGACAAGGCTTTGGTTGTCGATGTGACGTCGGAAGAGGCACAGCAGCAGTACGAAAAGCTCTACAATGAAAAATATGCCGGCTGGAAGACCAAGTATTACTTGCAAAAGTTCCCGGAATGGGCCCCGGAAAAGTATGAAAAGGAGCAAATCGACCTGTGCCAAAACTATGTCCAAGGCCTGCAGTGGGTGCtcttctattattataagggcATCGCTTCGTGGCCATGGTTTTATGGTTACCACTATGCCCCTCTAATCTCCG ATGTTGCTAAGGGCCTCAACGCGGATCTCGGCTTCAAAAAGGGACAACCTTTCAAACCATACGAACAGCTCATGGGTGTGTTGCCTGATCGAAGTAAGAAGATTGTGCCCAAGGTGTACCACGACCTAATGACGAACCCCAATTCACCTATTATCGACTTTTATCCCCGCGACTTCGAACTCGACATGAATGGCAAGAAAATGGAATGGGAAGCCGTTGTTAAAATCCCCTTTATCGATGAAAAACGACTACTGGACGCTATGGCCCCCAAAAATGATCTATTAGAGGACGATGAAAAGTCACGAAACGGATTTGGTGTTCCGATCAAGTTCACGTATTCTGCAGATGTCAACTTCAAATATCCATCTCCGCTGCCAGGGATCTTTCCCGAGATCCAAAGCTGCCACTGTATTGAGAACATTTTCGACCTGCCTGATATGGAAGGTTTGGAGTATGTCTCAGGCTTGGCCACTGGAGCTTTGGTAAAGGTTGAGGCTTTGGCAGGTTTTCCGACGCTGCATACATTGCCTTACACCGCCCAAATCATCGAAGGCTACGGTATCAACGTCTTCCAGCAGGATAGCAGAAATCCGAGTATTGTTGTCACCCTGACTGATACAAATCTGCGTACGAGCATTGAAACTTTCAAGGCTAAATTGGGCCAGCGATGCTATGTGGGCTACCCATTTCTTCAGGAAGCTAAGATTATGAAGGTTCAGGACGAGCTCTTCTCGTATGAGCTTGCTGAAGATGGCCAGGATGTAGTCGCCAAGGACCATTCAAATAGAGAAGCTTCTGACTTCTCGAAGGAAGCCGAATATTTGGAGAGTTGGCATGCCAAGCGTCTGGGCGTCATTGTCGGACAAGTAGAGTGTCTTGTACATGTGCACATGCTCAAAGGTCTCCTCAAAACTGAAGAGGGCGCGCTAATCAAGGAATACGCCGAAAATCCCAGCGTGCGCAGTGTTTATGCCTCTCAGACCGTTGTGGACGAAGTTGTCAACGAAGACGAGAGATTTATCGAGAAGGAGGCTCTTCCCATCGAGGAGGAGTTCCCGCTAGGTACCAGAGCCTTTTTCCTCGGTGAATATGCTTATGGCCGGCCCCTCGAGGTCACTGGTCatgtcaagggcaagacggaAGTTGTTGTTTCCATTCCGAGAAATAAAGAACCCGAGTTCTCCAAGAGGATTATTCATCAGGCCGAGCGCACCAATCCTTACACACCATCCTTTGCTGTGGCGAAACAACTGGGCGTGCACCCCTTGGTACTGAGCAAAATCACCTCATCCTATCAAGTTAGCACTGCTGCAGGGCTGAGGCTAAATCTGGGCCTCAATCTCAAGTTTGAGGCCCGCAAGCTCAAGGTCCTGGGATATTCACGAAAGGCGCACACTGGGTGGGAATTCAGCTCCTTGGCAATAAAGCTGATTGCTGATTACATGGTTGCGTTCCCCGATTTCTTCGCAGCCATACAGAAGGGAGCACAGAGAAGTGAAATCTGCGAGACCGACCTGTGGAACGACCCTGTTGTTGCCTCACAGCGCGTTAAGGATGTTGTTGCTTGGTTGAAGAAGCAGGAAACAAGCAAGTTCGAGCGAGTGCCACTCGAGGCTGAGCAACTCGACTCCGAAGTTGTCACAGCTTTGGCCAATGCTGGCGAGCAAGTGTACCAAGCGTCCCAAGACATTGATATCAAAAAACTCAAGGGCGTCCCGCGTGCGGCAATTTTGAAGCCATCTGATGCAGAGTTGGTTCTGGGCAACCAGAACTTCAGCTTGGGTGATCGTGTGACCTTCGCTGCTTCGGCCGGAAAGGTGCCCATTGCTACACCAGGGACAGTAGCGGGCATCAGTAGAACTGCTACCGCCCTGCTTCTTGATGTGGTGTGGGATACATCATTTATGAGTGGTACAACTCTGGGCGAACGAGCTCCTATGTTCCGAGGCCAAACTGTACCATCTTCATCCGTGTTGAATACGACCGACAAGCAAGTCATCTCTGCGTCCAGCAAGTCTCAGCAGAAGCGAGCTACATCGACAATATCCACAGGATTTTACGGATCTGTTGGTGTTCCCCAGTACAAGGAtgctcccgctcccgctcctTTACGTGGTGGATGGCGAGGTGCTCTCAACGGCAGTGGCCATAGCACTCCCGGACGAAACTCTCCTAGTAGAGGATCTCCCGGTAGAGGTAGAGGCAGCCCCAGCATGGGACCCCAacgcggcggcagcaatgGGACCGCACCCAACTTGCTCCACAGCACACTGGTGTACCGTGATGGTTCCAGTAGGACTCCTCCGGAACAGACTGCCAACGGGACGACTTGGCGCGGTGGCGGTCGTGGCAGAGGTCGTGGCAGTCACCATGAGACGCCTAGCCCACAGCCTGGTAAATACAGCAGCGTTCCACCTCCCGCGAGTCTGGATGGCAACGGTGGTGGACggggccgtggccgaggcagAGGTCGCGGTGGCGCGaacagaggaagaggaggcaATGGACGGGGGGGAACTACTCCCCCGGCTCGGAGCTAA